One region of Peribacillus simplex genomic DNA includes:
- the ytfJ gene encoding GerW family sporulation protein, protein MSDHPIQGLMKEAMENLKEMVDVNTIIGDPVETPDGSVILTVSKVGFGFAAGGSEFVMDGNHQAHQGDSKQPFGGGSGGGVSITPIAFLIVGSHGVKMIHLDEGTHLLEKMMDLAPQVVDKIQSMLSKKESSNQRQGSSSSQTNVKRYQEPKQDLDF, encoded by the coding sequence ATGTCAGATCATCCGATTCAAGGTTTAATGAAAGAAGCGATGGAAAATCTGAAAGAAATGGTCGATGTGAACACGATCATCGGTGATCCGGTGGAGACTCCGGATGGAAGTGTCATTTTAACCGTATCCAAAGTTGGTTTTGGTTTTGCAGCCGGTGGCAGCGAATTTGTAATGGATGGAAACCATCAAGCACATCAAGGTGATTCCAAGCAGCCTTTTGGCGGCGGTAGCGGCGGTGGGGTTTCCATAACACCAATTGCCTTTTTGATTGTCGGTTCCCACGGGGTGAAAATGATTCATCTTGATGAAGGTACGCATCTTCTCGAAAAAATGATGGATTTAGCTCCTCAAGTCGTCGATAAGATTCAGTCCATGCTATCCAAAAAAGAAAGTAGTAATCAAAGGCAAGGCAGCAGTAGCAGTCAAACAAACGTAAAGAGGTACCAAGAACCTAAACAGGATTTAGATTTCTAA
- a CDS encoding DUF2953 domain-containing protein, with protein sequence MMWVLLIIGILILVLLIIIFTKVRVYIDYKRVQTNDKIHIKLSAWYGLIHYTFKVPVIKKDDDSAAIVVKEEQEMNGKTEKEEKKKITPEDLRDGFADMKELLQHMVGFHRVVRQFTGKIQVKKFSWHSIVGTKNAAHTGVLTGACWALKGSIIGLLTTYFNFRIMPAYSITPDFQRWQANTSISCILQFRIGQAMVTGIKLLRYWKGGKPHFRSRKLAKLSGDSNKQSF encoded by the coding sequence ATGATGTGGGTTTTGCTGATTATAGGTATCCTCATTTTGGTGCTGCTTATTATTATTTTCACAAAAGTAAGAGTATACATTGACTACAAACGTGTCCAAACGAATGACAAAATACATATTAAATTATCAGCTTGGTATGGACTTATTCACTATACATTCAAAGTCCCGGTCATTAAAAAGGATGATGACTCGGCAGCTATAGTAGTAAAGGAAGAGCAAGAAATGAACGGAAAAACCGAAAAGGAAGAAAAGAAAAAAATCACACCCGAAGATTTGCGTGACGGATTCGCTGACATGAAGGAGTTGCTTCAGCATATGGTCGGATTTCATAGGGTCGTCCGTCAGTTCACAGGGAAAATCCAAGTTAAAAAATTCAGCTGGCATAGTATTGTCGGTACTAAAAACGCTGCACATACCGGTGTTTTAACAGGTGCATGCTGGGCGCTTAAAGGCTCAATCATCGGTTTGCTGACAACCTATTTCAACTTCCGGATCATGCCCGCATATTCCATTACACCTGACTTTCAAAGATGGCAGGCCAATACGTCGATTTCCTGCATATTACAATTTAGAATCGGGCAGGCTATGGTGACTGGAATAAAACTGCTTCGTTATTGGAAAGGCGGAAAACCGCATTTCAGGTCCAGGAAATTAGCGAAGCTATCAGGTGATTCCAATAAACAATCGTTCTAG
- a CDS encoding RDD family protein, protein MTERNENNEQIAASNVLADQEVAVQQEFTPAKQAVEDGGVKRVHFAGFWMRFWAYLADLLVIGSLNRILIHPIFKFYEGTDDLWFSAEGLLTGIVFFLYFVLMTKFLNQTLGKMIFGLKVVTLREETKTISWGTILFRELIGRYISKVTWIGYLLAGLLPKKQALHDVFADTGVVLIRR, encoded by the coding sequence ATGACGGAACGAAATGAAAACAATGAACAAATCGCTGCATCCAATGTACTGGCAGATCAAGAGGTTGCCGTTCAGCAGGAATTTACGCCAGCCAAGCAGGCCGTGGAGGATGGCGGAGTCAAGAGAGTGCATTTTGCTGGATTTTGGATGAGATTTTGGGCCTATTTAGCTGATTTGTTGGTTATCGGAAGTTTGAATCGGATTTTGATTCATCCCATCTTCAAGTTTTATGAAGGGACAGATGATCTTTGGTTTTCCGCAGAAGGCTTACTAACAGGGATCGTATTCTTCTTATACTTTGTTTTGATGACCAAATTCTTGAACCAAACCCTTGGTAAGATGATTTTTGGACTGAAAGTCGTTACATTGAGGGAAGAGACAAAAACCATTTCTTGGGGTACGATATTGTTCAGGGAGCTGATTGGCCGATATATTTCAAAAGTTACTTGGATTGGCTATCTCCTGGCAGGCTTATTACCGAAGAAACAGGCTTTGCATGATGTCTTTGCAGACACGGGTGTTGTTTTGATCAGAAGATGA
- the sppA gene encoding signal peptide peptidase SppA produces the protein MNGKRWAALGIAAVLFFVSIAVGTATTLFTADTENIIDELFASESAFNEEVIEGDDFSNVIAVFDVEGTIQDTGDASLLSSATYNHRAFMDKLKMAEENDDIKGIILRVNSPGGGVVESAEIYDKILDIKKVKKPVYVSMGSMAASGGYYISAPADKIYASPETMTGSLGVIMHGYNYEKLAKKYGVEFETIKSGPHKDIMSPTREMTGEEREILQNMINNSYDQFVKVIADGRGMTENEVRKIADGRIYDGRQAKENHLIDDFGHLDDVIAAMKTDIGKKDAQVIRYTDEAGFGSLFSMGAQKMLGNDVETAVLTKILSSSNSPRLMYLYAE, from the coding sequence ATGAATGGAAAACGTTGGGCGGCACTTGGAATTGCAGCCGTTTTATTTTTTGTCTCTATTGCTGTAGGGACGGCTACAACTCTATTTACAGCGGATACGGAAAATATCATTGATGAATTATTTGCTTCTGAAAGTGCATTTAACGAGGAAGTCATAGAAGGCGATGATTTTTCTAATGTTATTGCAGTATTCGATGTAGAGGGAACGATTCAAGATACAGGAGACGCTTCATTACTAAGTTCAGCAACATATAATCACCGTGCCTTCATGGATAAGCTGAAGATGGCAGAGGAAAATGATGATATTAAAGGAATCATACTAAGGGTGAATTCTCCTGGCGGCGGTGTCGTAGAAAGTGCTGAGATCTATGATAAGATCCTTGATATTAAAAAAGTGAAAAAACCTGTCTATGTTTCAATGGGATCAATGGCGGCTTCCGGCGGATATTATATTTCTGCGCCAGCCGATAAGATTTACGCCAGCCCAGAAACGATGACGGGTTCACTAGGTGTCATCATGCATGGGTATAATTACGAGAAGCTGGCCAAGAAGTATGGCGTTGAGTTCGAAACCATCAAAAGCGGACCACACAAAGATATTATGAGCCCAACTCGGGAAATGACTGGAGAAGAACGTGAAATACTGCAAAATATGATTAATAATTCTTATGATCAATTTGTAAAAGTCATTGCCGATGGACGAGGTATGACAGAGAATGAAGTACGCAAAATTGCTGATGGCCGCATTTATGATGGGCGTCAGGCTAAAGAAAACCATTTAATAGATGATTTCGGCCATTTGGATGATGTAATTGCCGCGATGAAAACTGATATCGGTAAAAAAGATGCTCAAGTTATCCGCTATACCGATGAGGCAGGCTTCGGTTCATTATTCAGTATGGGAGCGCAAAAAATGTTGGGGAATGATGTGGAAACGGCCGTCTTGACAAAAATCCTTTCCTCTTCAAATTCTCCACGCTTAATGTATTTGTATGCGGAATAG
- a CDS encoding NAD kinase: MNTRRNIYFFHAPNAEILNKIEYLSDLAKQHSYEVIQDFTKANIIVSIGDDGTFLQAARKTGFRDDCLYAGISTTGNLNMYCDFHLEDTDKMIDAMTREQIEVRKYPTIDIQLDDQPSFYALNELSIRTSITKTFIMDIFIDQLHFETFRGDGIIIATPTGSTAYNKSVNGAVVDPLLPCFQVSELASINNNSYRTLGSSFILSGDRTLTVHLEQNGPSYPIIGMDNEALSINHVEKVKVRLSGKVIKTVKLKDNSFWEKVKRTFL; encoded by the coding sequence ATGAACACTCGCAGGAATATTTATTTTTTCCATGCACCTAATGCAGAAATACTTAACAAGATCGAATACTTATCGGACTTAGCGAAACAGCATTCATATGAAGTCATCCAAGATTTCACAAAGGCCAACATCATCGTAAGCATAGGTGATGACGGCACATTCCTGCAGGCAGCCCGTAAAACCGGGTTCAGGGATGATTGTTTATATGCAGGCATTTCCACCACAGGTAACTTGAATATGTATTGCGATTTCCACTTGGAAGACACGGATAAAATGATCGATGCCATGACAAGAGAGCAAATCGAGGTGCGTAAATATCCAACAATCGATATCCAGTTGGACGATCAGCCCTCCTTTTATGCCCTCAATGAACTCAGTATCCGGACTTCCATAACCAAAACGTTCATCATGGATATTTTCATTGATCAACTCCATTTTGAAACTTTTCGCGGCGACGGAATCATCATTGCGACCCCGACCGGAAGCACCGCCTATAATAAATCGGTAAACGGGGCCGTTGTGGATCCGCTTCTCCCTTGTTTTCAAGTGAGCGAGCTCGCATCCATCAATAATAATTCCTATCGGACCCTAGGTTCTTCATTCATCCTAAGCGGCGATAGGACGTTGACCGTCCACCTTGAACAAAACGGGCCAAGCTACCCGATCATCGGAATGGACAATGAAGCATTAAGCATCAATCATGTTGAAAAGGTCAAGGTCCGGTTAAGCGGTAAAGTCATCAAGACCGTTAAGCTTAAGGATAATTCCTTTTGGGAAAAGGTGAAAAGGACCTTTCTTTGA
- a CDS encoding TatD family hydrolase has product MKIIDSHIHLDRYDESEQKQILSDMEKVHLESLVTVSMNLTSSINNDQLSLKDSRIKPAFGFHPEQPLPSKEEVNELLYWMREHRHNMVAVGEIGLPYYLRQENPNMDTSGYVEILERLLAFAKEVEKPVILHAVYGDAPIVCDLLDKHQITKAHFHWFKGDIRTVERMAEKGYRISITPDVCYEREIQELVFAYPLKLMMIETDGPWPFEGVFKGKWTHPGMMHESVRQIASIKGLPIEDVYEILHQNTKDFYHI; this is encoded by the coding sequence ATGAAGATCATCGACAGCCATATCCATTTGGATAGGTATGATGAAAGTGAACAGAAGCAGATTCTCTCTGATATGGAAAAGGTGCATTTGGAATCATTGGTGACAGTTTCCATGAATTTAACCTCTTCCATAAACAATGACCAGCTTTCACTCAAAGATTCACGAATTAAGCCTGCCTTCGGCTTTCATCCCGAGCAGCCCCTCCCGAGTAAAGAGGAAGTGAACGAATTATTGTATTGGATGCGGGAACATCGTCATAATATGGTTGCTGTAGGTGAGATCGGACTCCCGTATTACTTAAGGCAGGAAAATCCCAATATGGATACGTCAGGTTATGTAGAGATACTGGAAAGGTTGCTTGCTTTTGCTAAAGAGGTTGAAAAGCCGGTTATCCTTCATGCCGTCTATGGCGATGCCCCCATCGTTTGCGACCTTTTGGATAAGCATCAAATCACAAAGGCACACTTTCATTGGTTTAAAGGTGATATCAGGACAGTCGAAAGAATGGCCGAAAAGGGGTACCGAATTTCGATTACACCTGATGTTTGTTATGAGAGGGAAATACAGGAATTGGTTTTTGCATACCCACTTAAGCTGATGATGATTGAAACGGATGGCCCATGGCCGTTTGAAGGGGTTTTCAAAGGGAAATGGACGCACCCGGGCATGATGCATGAAAGTGTTCGTCAAATTGCTTCGATTAAAGGATTGCCAATTGAGGATGTCTATGAAATCCTTCATCAAAATACGAAAGATTTTTACCATATATAA
- a CDS encoding ABC transporter ATP-binding protein — protein sequence MMLEIKDVSFSFDGKQNILENMNFHVDDGEFVTILGPSGSGKSTLFHLIGGILKPDQGIISLDGKKINGFKGHISYMPQQPSLLPWRTVLDNVLLGSELAGIRDKEMAKALLLKAGLEEYVKAYPHELSGGMKQRAAFIRSILSQQDLMCLDEPFSALDELTRLEMQKWLLSVWEQNRRSVLFVTHSIDEAVFLSDRIYVLSAKPAAVIKEVKVPFPRPRSEEQFLSDEFLNLKRELYAALKPTLS from the coding sequence ATGATGCTGGAAATTAAAGATGTCTCCTTTTCTTTCGATGGTAAACAGAATATTTTAGAGAATATGAATTTCCATGTAGATGATGGGGAATTTGTCACAATCCTAGGACCATCTGGCAGCGGTAAAAGTACGTTGTTCCACTTGATAGGCGGTATTTTGAAGCCGGATCAGGGCATCATTTCGTTGGATGGTAAAAAGATAAATGGCTTTAAGGGCCATATAAGCTATATGCCGCAGCAGCCATCCCTTTTACCTTGGAGAACGGTGTTGGATAATGTTTTGCTTGGAAGTGAGCTTGCTGGGATAAGAGACAAAGAAATGGCAAAAGCCCTTTTGTTGAAAGCTGGATTAGAAGAGTATGTGAAGGCATATCCGCATGAATTATCTGGGGGCATGAAGCAAAGGGCCGCTTTCATTCGAAGCATTTTAAGTCAACAGGACTTGATGTGCCTGGACGAACCCTTTTCTGCTCTGGATGAACTAACAAGATTGGAAATGCAAAAATGGCTTTTGTCTGTTTGGGAACAAAATCGGAGATCTGTGCTTTTTGTTACCCACAGCATAGATGAAGCGGTTTTCCTTTCAGATAGAATTTATGTGTTATCAGCAAAACCGGCTGCTGTCATCAAAGAAGTGAAAGTTCCATTTCCAAGGCCAAGAAGTGAGGAACAATTTCTAAGTGATGAATTTTTAAATTTGAAGAGAGAATTATATGCCGCACTAAAGCCAACCCTTTCTTAA
- a CDS encoding ABC transporter permease has translation MIKRGIWKKGAPFFLLLCLLIVWESMTVLLKVEKWLLPAPSAIFIEGIESSRNLFGHLISTTELALSGFLIGSCIGLLIAAILHLFPGVKDAVYPLLILSQNIPIIVLAPLLVIWFGFGMLPKLIVISLVCFFPVAVASLDGFRQTPYELKHYFKMMGAGKNQLFWKLELPHSIPFIFSGLKISATYSIMGAVISEWLGAKSGIGVYMTLASSAFRTDRVFVAIFIIMGMSLLFFGIITFLEKYLVSWKRKEGERDDAGN, from the coding sequence ATGATCAAAAGGGGAATTTGGAAGAAGGGGGCACCCTTCTTTCTTTTATTATGTTTGCTGATAGTATGGGAGTCAATGACAGTCTTATTAAAGGTTGAAAAATGGCTGCTTCCCGCTCCATCAGCCATTTTCATTGAAGGAATTGAGTCGTCCCGTAATCTTTTTGGACACCTTATATCAACAACTGAGCTTGCGTTATCGGGTTTTCTTATTGGAAGCTGTATCGGGTTATTAATTGCTGCAATCTTACACCTATTTCCAGGTGTGAAGGACGCGGTTTATCCTCTGCTCATACTCTCGCAAAATATACCAATCATAGTTTTGGCACCGCTTTTAGTGATCTGGTTTGGCTTTGGCATGCTTCCTAAGTTAATTGTGATTTCACTGGTATGTTTTTTTCCGGTTGCGGTCGCTTCATTGGACGGTTTTCGCCAGACACCTTACGAACTTAAGCATTATTTCAAGATGATGGGAGCGGGGAAAAACCAGTTATTTTGGAAGCTGGAACTTCCCCACTCGATCCCGTTCATTTTCTCAGGCCTAAAAATTTCGGCCACCTATAGTATAATGGGTGCGGTTATTTCGGAATGGCTTGGGGCTAAATCCGGGATTGGTGTTTATATGACGCTCGCTTCCTCCGCGTTTCGGACAGATCGGGTGTTTGTTGCCATTTTCATCATTATGGGAATGAGCCTTCTCTTTTTTGGAATCATCACATTCCTGGAGAAATATTTAGTTTCATGGAAGAGAAAGGAGGGTGAAAGGGATGATGCTGGAAATTAA
- a CDS encoding thiamine-binding protein — MATSLISIQIIPKGENVIPMVDEAIKIIDESGVKYEVHPLETTMEGELSELFAVIEKMNVRMIELGSPNVISQVKILYQPSGITMDTLTEKYRA; from the coding sequence ATGGCCACTTCATTAATTAGTATACAAATCATTCCTAAAGGGGAAAATGTCATCCCCATGGTCGATGAAGCAATCAAGATCATTGATGAATCAGGTGTCAAGTATGAGGTTCACCCGCTAGAAACAACAATGGAGGGTGAGCTATCCGAGCTTTTTGCCGTGATAGAAAAAATGAATGTAAGAATGATTGAATTAGGCTCGCCGAATGTCATTTCCCAAGTGAAGATACTATATCAGCCAAGCGGGATTACGATGGATACGTTAACGGAGAAATATCGGGCATGA
- a CDS encoding ABC transporter substrate-binding protein, translating into MNKFLPLLTSLFLLAGCGAGGTNEKEESSKKEGNKELKKVSVVLDWTPNTNHTGLYVAKEKGYFKEQGLDVEIIMPGEAGADKLVASGKSEFGVSYQEGITQARVQGVPIVSLAAVIQHNTSGFASPAAKNIKTPKDFEGKTYGGWGSPVEKAIIDSLMKKENADVNKVDIVNTGDTDFFTSVKRDIDFAWIYYGWTGIEAELRNEKLNMVYLTEYSDKLDYYTPVLTTNEKMIKEDPETVKAFVHAASKGYQFAIKNPDAAADILIKSAPDLDPKLVKKSQEWLADKYQDDAPRWGEQKLEIWKNYSDWMKENKLLEGDFNPEKAFTNEFLPK; encoded by the coding sequence TTGAATAAATTCTTACCACTGTTAACTTCGTTGTTCCTTTTGGCTGGATGTGGGGCAGGCGGAACTAATGAAAAAGAAGAATCATCTAAAAAAGAAGGCAATAAAGAATTAAAAAAGGTATCGGTCGTGCTTGATTGGACACCGAATACAAACCATACAGGATTGTATGTAGCTAAGGAAAAAGGGTATTTCAAAGAACAAGGTCTGGATGTGGAAATTATCATGCCAGGCGAAGCTGGAGCTGATAAACTTGTGGCTTCAGGGAAATCTGAATTTGGCGTGAGCTACCAGGAGGGCATTACGCAGGCCCGCGTGCAAGGCGTTCCGATTGTTTCGCTAGCTGCTGTCATCCAGCATAATACCTCTGGATTCGCTTCACCTGCGGCAAAAAACATTAAAACTCCCAAGGATTTTGAAGGGAAAACGTATGGTGGCTGGGGGTCTCCAGTTGAAAAGGCCATTATTGATTCACTTATGAAAAAAGAAAATGCCGATGTAAATAAAGTGGATATAGTGAATACAGGGGACACAGATTTTTTCACTTCGGTTAAAAGGGATATAGATTTCGCCTGGATTTATTATGGGTGGACAGGTATCGAGGCTGAGTTGCGGAATGAAAAGCTTAATATGGTTTACTTAACCGAATACTCTGATAAGCTTGATTACTATACGCCTGTTTTGACAACAAATGAAAAGATGATTAAAGAGGATCCTGAGACTGTTAAAGCATTCGTTCATGCAGCTTCGAAAGGGTACCAGTTTGCAATTAAGAATCCTGATGCAGCAGCGGACATATTAATTAAGTCTGCACCTGATCTAGATCCAAAACTAGTGAAGAAAAGCCAGGAGTGGCTTGCAGATAAGTATCAGGATGATGCTCCGCGTTGGGGTGAACAAAAGCTTGAAATCTGGAAGAATTATAGTGATTGGATGAAGGAAAATAAGCTTCTTGAAGGTGATTTCAATCCTGAAAAGGCATTTACCAATGAATTTTTACCAAAATAG
- a CDS encoding protein-glutamine gamma-glutamyltransferase, whose amino-acid sequence MIKINHKLLDVSHIQPGIASAKSLVILQLLAEDSNIFEYRSFGYLNFDIQLRHRVIEAAFALDKSDAEFSTLEESASNKQYWRLSKDGTFTLQPGIAPHVALLDIFLNGTLYAFECGTAIVVTFLKAILDLIGPRNFDYLFSSLFLYDWRPPKNMALHVHQGTDYLPGDCLYFKNPDHDEETPEWQGENAILLGEDLFYGHGIGITNAEGIIDELNSNRKPNAAISAFLTKHIISLDSSYYRQFQPTISRAKPVHGLVTLSDLIVSEIGPKIYLS is encoded by the coding sequence ATGATAAAGATTAATCACAAATTATTAGATGTCAGTCACATCCAACCAGGTATAGCATCTGCTAAATCGCTTGTAATTCTCCAATTGCTAGCGGAAGATTCTAACATTTTTGAATATCGGAGCTTTGGATACCTTAATTTCGATATACAACTGAGGCACCGAGTCATCGAGGCAGCTTTTGCGTTGGATAAAAGTGATGCAGAATTTTCCACACTTGAGGAATCGGCATCCAATAAACAATATTGGCGCCTTTCAAAGGATGGCACCTTTACCCTTCAGCCAGGGATTGCCCCTCATGTTGCACTCCTGGACATTTTCTTGAATGGAACGCTTTACGCTTTCGAATGCGGTACAGCGATAGTCGTCACTTTTTTAAAGGCCATTTTGGATTTAATCGGCCCTAGGAATTTCGACTATCTTTTTTCAAGCTTATTTCTATATGACTGGCGCCCTCCGAAGAATATGGCTCTTCATGTTCATCAAGGAACGGATTATTTACCAGGGGATTGCCTTTACTTCAAAAACCCCGATCACGATGAGGAAACACCTGAATGGCAAGGTGAGAATGCAATATTATTAGGAGAAGACCTCTTTTATGGCCACGGGATCGGGATTACCAATGCAGAGGGTATCATCGATGAACTAAATAGCAATAGAAAGCCGAATGCCGCCATCTCAGCATTCCTAACAAAGCATATCATTAGCTTGGATAGTTCCTACTATAGACAATTCCAACCAACTATCTCCCGTGCAAAGCCCGTTCACGGTCTTGTTACCCTATCTGATTTGATTGTTTCTGAAATAGGTCCGAAGATTTACCTTTCATGA
- the rarD gene encoding EamA family transporter RarD → MKVDEQKEGAIYAALSYMMWGVVPIYWKFLQGVGATEILAQRVLWSFVFMLVLLMFMKKRQAFLDYVKNILGNPKLFAALLTASLLVTANWGVFIWAVNSGRILDTSLGYYINPLVSVLLGVIVLKEKLSGAQIMSFLLAGIGVLILGIHFGTIPWVSLVLAMTFGLYGLAKKMIKAESAIGLTLETMMVTPLALGYLIYLMNQSEMQFFTAGSTSLLLVGGGIVTALPLLYFAKGAEKIPLSMLGIFQYIAPTLSLLIGVFVYHESFTKAHLLAFLFIWSALAVYTLSITKWGQASARRFKGKGNIGA, encoded by the coding sequence ATGAAAGTGGATGAACAAAAAGAAGGGGCGATCTATGCAGCCCTTTCTTATATGATGTGGGGAGTCGTGCCAATTTACTGGAAGTTCCTTCAGGGAGTCGGAGCTACAGAAATCTTGGCTCAGAGGGTATTATGGTCTTTCGTCTTCATGCTGGTTTTATTGATGTTCATGAAAAAACGACAAGCGTTTCTTGATTATGTCAAAAACATATTGGGAAATCCCAAACTCTTTGCGGCGTTACTAACGGCCTCACTGCTCGTTACAGCTAATTGGGGAGTGTTCATCTGGGCCGTTAACTCAGGACGGATCCTTGACACGAGCCTTGGATATTATATCAATCCGCTAGTCAGTGTACTATTGGGAGTGATAGTTTTAAAAGAAAAATTGAGCGGGGCACAGATCATGTCGTTCCTGCTTGCAGGAATCGGGGTCTTGATCCTAGGCATTCATTTCGGTACGATCCCGTGGGTCTCTCTTGTTTTGGCCATGACCTTTGGATTATACGGCCTGGCAAAAAAAATGATCAAAGCCGAATCGGCGATCGGGCTGACGCTCGAAACGATGATGGTAACGCCTCTTGCCCTGGGTTACCTGATATACTTGATGAACCAATCAGAAATGCAATTCTTTACAGCAGGAAGCACAAGCTTGCTGTTGGTGGGCGGTGGGATTGTCACGGCCTTGCCTCTTTTATATTTTGCAAAGGGGGCGGAGAAGATCCCGTTATCGATGCTTGGGATTTTTCAGTATATCGCTCCGACCTTATCCTTATTGATCGGGGTATTCGTCTATCACGAAAGTTTTACAAAAGCGCATCTTTTAGCCTTTTTGTTCATATGGTCAGCCTTGGCTGTTTATACACTATCCATTACGAAATGGGGTCAGGCAAGTGCACGGAGGTTTAAAGGCAAAGGGAACATCGGTGCGTGA
- a CDS encoding amidohydrolase — MGTLWFNGAIYTMIKEKDQVEALFTEKGVIVDTGSIDYLERKYAGNISREIDLKGQTMLPGLVDSHLHLVGHGERLLRLDLSLMDSRESIMDALKEKCSKTPAGKWIVAEGWNENEWPSPELILRDELDAISTEHPIVLKRICRHALVVNSCALLEAGIKEGIKEPSGGVICRYPEGRLNGLFKENQAQNLILDSLPGIDQEYIENALIEAIEDAYKLGLTGGHTEDLHYYNGFLPTYQAFKSVIEDREMAFRANLLVHHEALEEMLKAGGSYQEGTRYIKFDSMKIFTDGSLGGRTALLSEPYADQRDTNGVAIFTEHELQEWVKKARDAGMPIAVHAIGDLAFEYVVNAIEAIPPKEGQRDRLIHAQIVRPELLERAAKLEVIFDIQPGFVTSDFPWVEEKVPANLLDSSYAWKTYLNMGIICAGGSDAPIEPLNPILGIHAAVTRTKINSEDSTVYGLDERLSVHDAFALYTKGSAAAIGQEKRRGQIIKGYDADFTVFNLDVFAVAPDDLLKVEAVMTVIDDRIMYDKK, encoded by the coding sequence ATGGGAACGTTATGGTTCAATGGGGCGATTTATACGATGATTAAAGAAAAAGATCAAGTGGAGGCACTCTTCACTGAAAAGGGGGTAATTGTTGATACCGGCAGCATTGACTATTTAGAACGTAAATATGCCGGCAATATTTCCAGGGAAATCGACTTAAAAGGACAAACGATGCTGCCAGGGTTAGTGGATAGTCACCTTCATTTGGTCGGGCATGGTGAAAGACTGCTTCGTCTAGACCTCTCTTTGATGGATAGCAGGGAGTCCATCATGGATGCCTTGAAGGAAAAGTGCTCAAAGACCCCTGCTGGAAAGTGGATTGTTGCCGAAGGGTGGAATGAAAATGAATGGCCCAGTCCTGAATTGATTTTACGGGATGAGCTTGACGCGATATCGACAGAACATCCCATCGTATTGAAAAGGATCTGCCGCCATGCCTTGGTGGTCAATTCCTGCGCCCTTTTGGAAGCGGGTATTAAAGAAGGTATAAAAGAACCGTCAGGCGGGGTGATCTGCCGCTATCCAGAAGGACGGTTAAATGGTTTATTTAAAGAAAACCAGGCGCAGAACCTGATTTTAGACAGCCTTCCTGGCATTGACCAAGAGTATATCGAAAACGCACTCATAGAGGCCATAGAAGACGCATATAAGCTAGGTTTGACTGGCGGACATACTGAAGACCTCCATTACTATAATGGCTTCCTTCCGACATATCAGGCGTTTAAATCGGTAATCGAGGACAGGGAAATGGCCTTTCGCGCCAATTTACTCGTCCATCACGAAGCGTTAGAAGAAATGCTGAAAGCAGGCGGCAGCTATCAAGAAGGTACGCGATATATCAAGTTCGATAGCATGAAGATATTTACCGACGGCTCCTTAGGCGGACGCACAGCCCTGTTAAGCGAACCCTATGCAGATCAAAGGGATACGAACGGTGTCGCGATATTTACTGAGCATGAGCTTCAGGAATGGGTGAAAAAAGCAAGGGATGCCGGAATGCCGATTGCTGTCCATGCCATTGGCGATCTCGCTTTTGAATATGTCGTGAATGCAATTGAAGCCATCCCCCCAAAGGAGGGACAGAGGGACCGGCTCATCCATGCGCAGATCGTCCGGCCGGAGCTGCTGGAGCGGGCGGCAAAACTGGAGGTCATATTTGATATCCAACCAGGTTTCGTCACGTCTGATTTTCCGTGGGTGGAAGAAAAGGTTCCAGCCAATCTATTGGATTCCTCCTATGCCTGGAAAACCTATTTGAATATGGGCATCATTTGTGCGGGAGGGTCAGATGCGCCTATAGAGCCATTAAATCCAATTTTGGGCATCCATGCTGCTGTCACAAGGACGAAAATCAACAGTGAGGACAGTACCGTATATGGCTTGGATGAAAGGCTCTCCGTTCATGATGCCTTCGCACTTTATACAAAAGGGAGTGCTGCAGCAATCGGCCAGGAAAAACGCCGCGGTCAGATCATCAAAGGGTACGATGCAGATTTTACCGTGTTTAATCTGGATGTCTTTGCTGTTGCGCCGGATGATCTCCTGAAAGTTGAGGCGGTCATGACGGTCATCGATGACAGAATCATGTATGATAAAAAATAA